One part of the Candidatus Thermoplasmatota archaeon genome encodes these proteins:
- the rpl12p gene encoding 50S ribosomal protein P1, with amino-acid sequence MEYIYSALLLHAAGKPITEEHIKKVLTAAGVKVDEARIKALTASLEGVNIDEAIKTAAVTMAAPAAPAKTAEASAEGKKEEKKKEKKEEVSEEEAAAGLGALFG; translated from the coding sequence ATGGAATACATATACAGCGCACTTCTTCTTCACGCCGCAGGCAAACCTATTACAGAAGAACACATAAAAAAAGTGTTGACAGCTGCTGGTGTAAAAGTTGATGAAGCAAGGATAAAAGCTTTGACTGCATCCCTTGAGGGTGTCAACATAGACGAGGCTATAAAAACAGCTGCTGTTACGATGGCTGCTCCAGCGGCACCTGCAAAAACTGCTGAGGCATCTGCAGAAGGAAAGAAAGAAGAAAAGAAGAAAGAGAAAAAAGAAGAAGTCTCTGAAGAAGAAGCTGCAGCAGGCTTAGGCGCACTATTCGGATAA